The following DNA comes from Meleagris gallopavo isolate NT-WF06-2002-E0010 breed Aviagen turkey brand Nicholas breeding stock chromosome 13, Turkey_5.1, whole genome shotgun sequence.
TAGATTGATATGCAGTGTCTTGGTGCTCCTTACCCTTTTGATACTTTTGGCGTGGCTTTGAAATTTGTGGCATTGCAGTCAGAGGCAAGAGTCTTAACGGCCTCATTTATGCTTGTGGAAGAGTAAACAGAcctaaaaaaataacagaagttgTGATTTGTTTTAATTGCCTCCTCATCTACTTCTGTTGTAAAAGTTCCAGTTTAGATGAAAATGGACGGTGAATTAGAGAATGTTTTAAGTGTTCTGTAACATATCTAGTTTATATACAATGAAGAAGCCCTCAAATAGATTCTGTGCTACGCTGGAACCTAACATGATGGGGGAAATGAAAGGTTTAGTCACATTAGTAGATAAGAGACAGCTGCAATTCCTGATGTGGGGATACTTAAGGCATCATGCCCAGCTTTGTTTCAGTGTACAGAGATCATCATCTTGGGAAGTAGCTTTTTCAgtaggattttattttactagTTCAGCTCTCAGGATTGTTGTTAGGTATGGCTGACCTGAATCCAGAGAACAGTTtaatttttgacttttttttttttaggctttaACTTGGTTCACAGAATTTTTGATGACAGAATTTACCTCTGCTCTCGCCTCTCTTTTCCCACTCATATTTTGAGGACTGAAGGCATAATTTTGGCCCACTGTTACTGCACCTGAATAAATGCAGCCTGAAAAGCCAGACTTCTCAGGCAAAGCAACCTCCTGTAGTTTGATTTCATCAAGACAGAGACTCAAAAATCCCGATTCAGGAAAATAGTTGTACATGGCTAagactttatttcttttaggCATGTTAAACACTGATattatttcagttgttttttctcccaatATAAATTGAATGTACCCAAATAAGTGCCAGCTGGCActgatttttaaagcagatatatccactgatttttattcatttattttaattcattagATTCTATGGCGAGACTTAAATATTGTCTATCCTAAGTAGCACAAAGGTGATTTTGCAAGCATCGATTTCCCTGCTAATGATAACTTCCTTTCTGCTATGTCTAAGGGCAAAATTATACACAACAGTTCATTACCCATAATAAGAAGCAACAAAGACATTGCCCTTATACGCTGACTTTCATGAAGTAACGTTTGGTAGTCTGTGCTCATAACACATTCGGAACCGCACACAATTTGGTGAGTGAGAGAACTACATCTTTCTGTCAGCTAGGTGTGCTTTTTTTGTACATCTGATACAAGTTATGGAAGGCATCTTTATCAGAGCGTTTATAAAGCTCAGATTTCATCTACTTTTGAGAATGATTCTGTGCAGGATTTACCAGTTTAAGTAAGTTATATATCAAAGGTCAGGCTTACCTAGAAAGACTGTGCAGTTTGCTATTTAAACCAGAGCTCAATGAAACCAGTGACTTTGATTTGGATACCTGAGAACATGCATTAGACTGCAGTTAACAGAAATGGCATTTTAAGGCAAAATCATAGACATATGATAGATACTTCCAGGAAAAAATACTGGAAGAATTCCTTGTTCAATCAGGACAGTTAAGccccacagtgctgctttttgctgttttacatATTTTAGAAACCGCAAATACATATTTCACGTTTTTTGATGTAAAACTGTACTGAACTTCAGTATGAACAAACACAAGCAATAGCTTTTCTAACATACACCTTTCCAACACGTAGCCCTCTTGTAATTAAGACCTGTATCTCCATGTACAATTTCTGTCTTCATTGAGTCATCCTAGCACATTGTGTTTGGCTGAGGTACTGCACTGTACAGGTAGAATTAATACACCTGTGCTTGATCTGGTTTACAGATCAATGAGGATAAGATGTACTAGTCACCCAAACATagaaaaacatctatttttaacACAAAGTTGAGTactaaaaaatgtttcaaatagtTCCTCAAACCATCAAGGCTTATTGGCAAATCAGGAAAGAATGACTACTTCAGTTTGTGCAATTCTGTGTGAATGAGTTACACAAAGAGCAGATAACATTTTATTACGAAGTTCATTTACTATGTAAAATAGTCTTGCTTAACTGAAAACAAGTTGAATTTGAAAGAATTTATTGTTCAAACAGACAACAGGCTATTGGCCTCCCTGGTAATGGACATAGCAGGGTTCATAGCACGTCAGAACTGATTAAACCTTACATTGTTTATTTAGAATAAACTTACTTTTTTAggtattttctttgcagatgtATACTTGGCATCTTCATATTCAACAATTGTTGTTACCTTAActagaaatacatttgaaagaaaagaaaaagtagtcTCACAAAGAGGCATAAGCTACTTCAAATCTTTTAGTTTGATGGCAATTTACCCACCCATAGTTACATATCAGTTCTGCTAGGTGATGATCACTCACCTGGGATGCAGTTCAAAGCCAACTGTTTGTCACAGACAAGGTGACACATCAAATAGTTAAAAGGCACTAGATAACCCTTTACCTCCCAGATAGAACAGAACTGCATTTAAGTAGTAATGTCACTTTTATGGCATAGTTTGGACTATAAAGATGAATATTATATTCTTTACAAACCTTAGAGGACAGGAAGTCAAAGCATGATCTGTAATGTTCTGAGCCCTTCTATTATACTGTAGAGCTCTCAAATCTGTCTCCTCTCAACCATTTTCAGTGATAAATCTAAAGGGCAGGAACTCTTATGTTTTGGAGCActagaacagcagcacagcacatgATCCTTGCACTTTTAGTATGCACTTCCCTCTGAAGTTCTCCAGGCTTAACGTTCACTTTGCAAACATTCTGCTCAAATCACAACAAGGAGAAAATTTAAGAGCAAAGTTTAAGAGCAAAGCTACATAATAGAGCTGCTTGCCTTTTTTGCTGTTGGTCCTTGTCACTTTTGGGTTTGGTACATCTTCTAGGGTACAGTCTGTCTGTAAGACATTTATTCCAAAAGATAGAGTCAGTATTTTTTGCTCAACAGATACATTTTATCTTACAGAAAGCAATAAATTAAAAGGGTGTGGAAGAAAGTGACAGAAATGGCTGAACAccagtttatttttcagaagcagctgTACTTGCAGATGACCATGAATCTTTAGTAATGTTCATAACTGCACTGTGGCTGGCTGTCTAGACTTTTTTATGTCTTCTATTTAAACAGGCAGATTAACAAAGTCATTTGTCTGCAATCTTTAcagtagaaagaaaagtttCTGGTCTGTAAGCTGTGataaagttaaaaatacacACCGCTGCAGCAGCAAGGGCCACTTCCTCCCCTTCTTGCAAATCTGTGACATAAGAAAGCATAGCTTGTTTACATACTGTTGCTTGAATCATTATCTGCAGGTTCTTATCTTACAAAGTATGGAGATGACATGTAATTCAGAATTGTAGTTGCCTAAATAATTCACCTCAGCTAGCAAATCCCTTAGGACAGCCAGTGTGCAGAACAATGATAAAGAAACATCCTGGGCCGTTTCAGGGTGTTTCATCTGTAGAAGAACAGTAAATTTAGCCAAACAGCACACAGACTGAATTAAACGCAGcaatgctctgtgctgctggaagccGATGCTTTTAGGTAGCAGTTTGCAGGGAAGGCACTAAACACACCTTCTGCAAAGGCTTACAGTCAACTCAAGATCGCAGAGTCTTCAGTTTGATTTCCTGTCTGTGTCACCAATATTAAATGCTACATTCACCCGCACTTACTAAGCAAGtccttccttttcatctttctgatGGCAGTCGGCATCTTCAGCAGTTCCACCATGAACGCTTTCTCAGCCATTTGCAAGAGCAAATCGagttctttcttcatttcccGGATGCTTTCCTTGGCTGGAAACCAAACGGGCGATTATCGCCACACGCGATA
Coding sequences within:
- the LOC104912939 gene encoding borealin-2 — translated: MKKELDLLLQMAEKAFMVELLKMPTAIRKMKRKDLLNLQEGEEVALAAAATDCTLEDVPNPKVTRTNSKKVKVTTIVEYEDAKYTSAKKIPKKVSKSKSLVSLSSGLNSKLHSLSRSVYSSTSINEAVKTLASDCNATNFKATPKVSKGAGLQQAGSRTLPTSERVQGMILRSKSVPQDKMVPFVNIPLADGQTLRMAGGDLRNFDVQLLNQDTVQHIHNLVSELTVLCGKATAKSS